One region of Miscanthus floridulus cultivar M001 chromosome 19, ASM1932011v1, whole genome shotgun sequence genomic DNA includes:
- the LOC136526995 gene encoding ALA-interacting subunit 3-like translates to MNSHAAGTSNGGSGDAAAGGAARRNTRMPKYSKFTQQELPACKPILTPKWVVSVFFIVGVIFVPIGVVSLLAARDVVEIIDRYDEACVPGNMTDNKLAYIQNETISKECIRNLTVTKHMKQPIFVYYELDNFYQNHRRYVKSRNDAQLRDASKANQTSACEPEKTTANGQPIVPCGLIAWSLFNDTYNFTRGNENLTVDKKDISWKSDREHKFGKDVYPSNFQNGALKGGATLNPKIPLSEQEDLIVWMRTAALPTFRKLYGRIHFDLKENDTITVRLNNNYNTYSFGGKKKLVLSTATWLGGKNDFLGFAYLIVGGLCIFLAFAFTLLYFVKPRKLGDHNYLSWNRHPAGR, encoded by the exons ATGAACAGCCACGCGGCCGGAACAAGCAACGGCGGATCCGGGGATGCAGCCGCCGGGGGCGCGGCCAGGAGGAACACCAGGATGCCCAAGT ATTCCAAGTTCACACAGCAAGAGCTGCCGGCTTGCAAGCCGATTCTTACTCCAAAATGG GTTGTCTCTGTTTTCTTCATCGTCGGGGTCAtctttgttcccattggtgttgTTTCACTGCTAGCTGCAAGAGAT GTTGTTGAGATTATTGATCGGTATGATGAGGCATGTGTGCCAGGCAACATGACTGATAACAAGCTTGCTTACATCCAGAATGAAACCATATCCAAAGAGTGCATAAGGAATCTTACG GTTACAAAGCATATGAAGCAGCCTATTTTTGTGTATTATGAACTCGATAACTTCTACCAGAACCATAGGAG GTATGTAAAGAGCCGCAACGATGCGCAGCTAAGAGATGCTAGTAAAGCTAACCAGACATCCGCTTGTGAACCTGAGAAGACCACAGCTAATGGGCAACCAATTGTTCCTTGCGGCCTCATTGCTTGGAGCTTGTTTAATGATACATATAATTTCACTCGTGGTAATGAGAACTTGACAGTGGACAAGAAAGACATCTCCTGGAAGAGTGATAGGGAGCATAAATTTGGTAAAGATGTCTATCCGAGCAACTTCCAGAATGGTGCACTTAAAGGTGGAGCAACACTTAACCCAAAGATCCCG TTGAGTGAGCAAGAGGACCTCATCGTTTGGATGCGGACTGCAGCACTTCCTACGTTCAGAAAGTTATATGGAAGAATACACTTTGACCTCAAGGAGAATGACACAATAACGGTGAGATTGAATAACAACTACAATACATATAGCTTCGGCGGCAAGAAAAAGCTGGTCCTCTCCACTGCAACCTGGCTTGGAGGGAAGAACGATTTTCTTGGCTTTGCATACCTTATAGTTGGTGGGCTCTGCATTTTCCTGGCATTTGCATTCACCTTGCTGTACTTCGTAAAACCAAG GAAACTGGGAGACCACAACTACTTATCCTGGAACAGACACCCTGCAGGACGCTAA